The DNA segment GAAGTACTCGGGGCCCTGCAACTAAAACTCATCCCACCCGATGAGGTGATCTTATCACCTAAGCTGCTGAAACACTAGAACCAATAAGAAAAACCGCTGTCAGGACAGACAAATCTTAAATTTAAAGCAGGACCTGTGGAATTAACTTTTTCATACACCAAATCCATAGGTCTTGTTTGCCATACCCAAAAACAGGAAGTTTCTCAAATCTTAGGATCATTATAACATCATTTAAGGGGTTTGTCTTAAGAAACTTATAAAAACTCAAGGTTTTTAGAGGGGGTGTGGAATTTAGTTCTGCATACGGAATTTACTTTTTCAATTCAGGAATGTGAAATTTATTTTATTATATATTTTAATATGTTTTCAAAAAATCCATATATAGTCTACGAAGAAGATATTAAAAAAGGGATCTAATGTTATTAATTCTCAACTCAGTGTGTAAACCTCTGGTTTAGTGTCTTACGGCGTATCTACCGATCCTTTTACAACCCCACTCACCTCATCCGCAATATTACTGCCCGTCCACTTGTGCTGTTTCCGTAGAGGCTCCAAACATCTTTTTCCGTGCATGAAGAAACTGCCGCTTCAAGATTTTTCAATCTCTAAAGCGACAGCCCCTTTTGCGTTATAAGGCCTTTTACCTTGTAATTTTCTCTGTTTGCTTACCAGTTCTACGATACATATCAGGCGATACCCCTTCATATTTCTTAAAAACTTTTGAAAAATAAGTACTGTTCTCAAATCCAAGTGCATCTGATACTTCGTATACCATCTCCCCCTTCTTTAAAAGTTCCTTAGATGTTTCAATTTTCTTTATATTGGTATACTCAATAAAATTCTGTCCAATTTCTTTCTTAAATATAGTACTTAAATAAGCCGCCGATACCCCAATATTTTTTGCAGCATCTGAAAGTTGTATCTGCTGATATAAATGCTCATGTATATAATCAAACGCCCTCTTTAAAATATCAGAATGAGAACATTTATATTGAACAAAAAAATACTTGAAAAATTCATCTTCGAAGTCTAGAAGCCATTCTTCAATTTTTGATAAGCTATTCATCATCATTATCTTTTGATAGTGACAATTATCTCCATTAACATAAATCTCTTCAATCGCACCGTCTATATTCTGTGCCGTAATAGAAAAGATTCCAAGTATATCCATAAAGATACGCCGAAGGACATTGACACTGGTATAGTGTGTATCTCTTATTAGCGAAAAGACATCATGAATACAAGTACTGCTTTCTTTTTGTTTGAACTCATCGACTTCTTTTCTAAGATTATTAATCAAATCTATCATCCCTTTTGGGCTATGCTCGCTTATATTCAATTTACCAGTAAGTCTCCATAGGAATTTTCTATCATCATAATAACAAAGAGCATGAATCTGCTCAACAAGAACCAGGTTATCAAATAATTTCTGAGTATCATTGATTACATGATCGACATACCCCATATAAACATTAACATGAAACAAATCCTCCAGGAAACGACGCCATCGCTCCATAAATAAATTCCCATATATAACAGGAAATAAAAAGAAACAACTTTGAGAGTCTTTTTGAATAATCACAGCATCAACCTGATTGCTACTCAAAAACTCTTCAGATTTCAGTTCTAAACTATTACCTATGAAGTTATCCTCTATTTGTAATTGTACAAATAACAGTAGCTTATAAGAGCAATTGATTGAAAATATATGCTTACCCTCATTCAACAAGTCCTCATACTTAATTTTAGTAACAACAGCTCCCTCTCTTTCCTCTTCTGAGTCATTATGTACTAATTCCTTGATACATTTCTTTAATGATAATAGCAACTCACCTTGAGAGAGATTCAGTTTTCTCAAATAATCATATGCGCCTAATTTCAAAGCATCTTTTACTTTATCAAATTCCTCATTACAGCTAATAATTATAACACGATGTTCATAATGGTAGTTATTCATCTGCTTTAATATTTGCATGCCATCAACTTTAGGAATATTCAGGTCCAATAGTATAATTTCCGGGCATTCACTGTCAATCGTCCTCAATGCTTCTTCTCCATCCTTAGCATCCTCTAATAATTCTAATCCAAGTGACTCCCAATCTATTAACTGCCTAAGACCTATCCGTGATAAAATTTCATCTTCTACAATCAAAACCTTCATATTAATGATCTCCTTCCCTTTCCTTTCGGAACTCGAATCCATATCTCAAACCCATTTGTAACCTTTTCATTGAAAATCAATCCATACTGATCTCCATATAACATTTTAAGGCGTGCATTTACATTTGACAATCCAATTCCGGTAAAAGCGCTTTTATTTCTAGTAGGAGTCGTTAATATCTGATCTATTTTTTCTTTGTCAGCAGAGTTTCCATTGTTAAAAATAGAAATCATAAAATCATTTTCATATTCTATTCCAGACAGGATAATCTGTCCGCCTTTCATGCCCTTCACACCATGTAATATTGCATTCTCTAATATTGGCTGAAGTGTAAAAGCAGGGATTTCATAAAAATAGAGATTGCTTGGTAAAACATCATAATACTGAAAACTGTCCCCAAATCTGAACTGCATAATTTCAACATAAGAGAGAACAATAGAAACTTCTCTTCCTACAGTTGTCATCCCATCCTTATTAGAATAAACCGCATGTAAAATATTTCCCAGCGCTGTCAATGCTCTTTCCGTATCTTTTTCATTTCTTTCCCTTGACATAATTCGAATAGAATTAACCGTATTAAAAATAAAATGCGGTGAGATTTGAGACATCAGCATTTCATAATGAGCTTTCTCTTTCATTCTGCTTTCCTCCTTCACTTTTTCAAGTAGTTCCTTGACCCTTTTGGAGGCATTATTATAACTTCGTATAAATATATTTATTTCGAGAAAAGTGCGTTTTGGAATATTAATATCATGAACGACATTTTCAGAATCTTCGATTTGCATAGCAACGTTTCTGATTGGGTCTGATAATTTTTTTGATAAATGAATTAAAATTATAATTGTCAACGGGATCAAAAGTAAGATCATCTTCATAATTCTATTATTAACTAAGTCGCTTTCAGCAAAGATCACCTCATTAGGAGCGGTATAAACCAGAAAATTATTTGAATTTTCCAGCTTGATAATATTAAAATAAAGATCCCCCGAAACAGATCCGCTAGTCTCACCTTTTTTAAATCTATTAAGTATTTTATCAAGTATATCACTGACATTTTCTATTCCTTGATTATAAACTAATTGAACTTTGTTTTCATTGTTATAAAGATATAAAGAATTATCGTCTGATTGATACATTAGATCAGTAAATCTTCCCCAGATATTCGAGTCCGATAAACGAATTAATACAACCCCCAATTGCCTCCCAGAATAATCCCGGATGCTCCTGGCACTATATAAGGCATTTTGATTCTGAATGCTTATAACCCTCATCTCCTCAAAAGCTTTAGAAATACAGGAAGAATAAATCGGCTCTCTTCCATTACATATGGCCTGCTGATACCACTCGCATTTTTTATAATTTTCTGAGGATTTACTAATATTATACGACCCAACTAAATATCCTGAATCAGTAAGTATTGCTATTTTCCCGCCAACAGCATTTAATGTACTGCTTTCTATTTCCTGAATTTTGGCAGAGATATTTTCTCTCGCCTGGTAACCCTCAAATCCATCATTTTCTTCCTTGATTTCACGCAGATCATCTAAAACATCCCGATTGGTCATCATCATGCTGGAAACATAATTTGATACCTCAATCACCTGCTCAGCATTTTCCTTTATTTGTAACAACAGGGTTTGCTGTTGATTTATTTTACTTTCATAAATAGTTCTCTGAAGATAGATATTTAAAATCATCAACCCAACGCAAAGAGGGAGGATAATAAATCCCCCCAAATAAACGATCATCTGTGTACGTATACTTTTGTTACGCATTCTCTGTCACCCCTTAACAGCACCTGACGATAGACCTTCAACTAGATTATTTTGCACAAATGCAAAGAATATTAAAATCGGGATCAAGCTAATGATTACTGCTGCCATAAGCAATCCCCAGTCTATTGAGTATTGTCCTATAAAGTCTTTCATCCCCACTTGAATTGTCTTTTTCAGTGTTGTATTAATAAATATTGACGCATACATATATTCATCCCATGATGACATAAAACAAAACAGCGAAGTAACAAATAATCCAGGTTTTGCTACATAAAATATTACTGAAAAAAAGGATCGCAGCCTGCTACATCCATCTATCCTCGCTGCCTCTTCTAGTTCCCAGGGTATTGTCTTAAAAAAAGCACACGTATTCCATATTGCAAAAGGAAGTGTGAAAGAACAATACATTAATATCAGTCCTAAATAGCTGTCTATAAGATTCAATTGTTTCATTATAACATAATAAGGAATGCAGAGTAAAATTCCGGGAAACATTTTAGTCATAAGGATTACCATCTTGATATGTTCTCCTCCGACGATATAATATCTTGTAAATCCATACGCAGCCATGACAGACAATATCATGCAAATTCCCATGGTAACTAACGTGATAAATATACTATTTAAAAAATAACGTATAAAATTTGATTTAAAAATTACTTGGTTAAAATTACGAAGAGTAATATGAGTAGGAATAATCTGACCTGGATCATAAATCTGCTCTGAAGTCTTAAATGCAGTCATTAACACATAACTAAATGGAAATATCGATATCACTACCATGATAATTAAGAAAATATAAGCAGCTGCGGAAATGGTTTTTTCGCTATTAGATTTTGTCATTTATCTTCCCTCCTAATCCTCTTCTCTTACCATTCTAAGATAAATGAAAGAAAAAAGAGCCATAAATATAAACAGTATTACCGATGCCGCCGCTCCAGTACCAAAGTTATGATTAATAAAAGCTTCTCGATAACCAAAAGTGTAGATAGTTTCAGTACTGTAAAGTGGTCCTCCCTCTGTCATCAACCATATTGTGTTGAAGTCCGATACAATTCCGATTAAATTCAAAATAGTTGAAATAGCAAGCGGCTCTTTAATTATAGGCAGCGTAATACGCCAAAAACTTTGCCAGCGGCCAGCTCCGTCTATACTTGCACTCTCATATACATCTCCGGAAATCCCCTGAAGAGCAGCTAGAATAAATATCATCTGAAAAGGAATTCCTTTCCAAATAGATACGAGTATTACGCACCAAAATGCTGACCCAACATTTCCCAGCCATGATACCGATTCGGCTAAGAGTCCTATCTTCACAGCAATAATATTGATGATACCAACATTGGCATTAAATAGGAAAGTAAATGTCATGGCAGAAATAGCTGCCGGGATTGCCCATGGAACTAGAATCAAGGTCCGGAACACTGCGCGTCCTTTTATCTTTCTATTAAGCGCCAAGGCTAATAGTAGCGCCACGATTAACTGTGTACCAAGGTTAATCACAGTCCATTTTACAGTGGTTCCCAAAGACTGAATAAAAATTTTATTATTGAATATTTCCCTATAATTCTCCAGACCAACAAATTTATTAAAGCTTTTATCCCATGGCTTTACCAGGTTATACTTCACGAAGCTAAGATAAATTCCTCTACATAACGGATATATACTTAAAGCCAGAACACTTATAACAGCCGGAGCAGTCAACAGGTAGCCTGGTAAATTCTTTTTTAGTTCAAGGCTTCTTTTAATTCTCCTCTTTCTTTTCAAGATTGACCTCCCTTGGTTTTAAAGAACAGCCCCATCATTTGTGGGGCTGTCGACACCCTATTTATAATTCTCAGCTATATTTTCATCAAGTTCTTTTTTTAAGTCCTTTAAGGATTGTTCGGAATCCGATTTTCCATACTGAACTTCTAATATCCTATTCGTTATTATCTTATCAATTGCTTTTTCATTGATAATTGCCGGTCTTGCCTCTGTATACGGAAATTCTTCAGTAAACACTTTTAACTGATCTTTACCTTCCAGCGCTTTTTTATAGTCAAACTCTTTTCTAGCTGAAATTTTTCCTTCTGCCGCCAGTATGGAATCACCCTTTTCAGAATTTAAATAAGAGATCAAATCATATGCCAAATCAGGATTTTTACTGTTTATATTAATATTCCATGTCCAACCACCAAGGATGGTTGCCTGTTTCTTTCCAGATACCATAGGTGCAATTCCATAATTCATATCCGGATTTACTCCTTCAATTCCCGGAGCACACCAATCACCACCCATTAAAAAAGTAGCTTCCCCATTCGCAAAACTCTCATATACTTTGTCCCATGTTGTCGCTTCTTTAAAGGATTCGACAAGTGCACCCTTTTGAACAAGATCACAGACATAATTCCAAGCTTCTTTTCCGGCTTGATTATCAACCACAACTTTTGGCATTTCTTTACTTGTATCGATTACCGGGCAATCATTTTGGTAAAAGAAAGAATAAAAAGCATATGCACTTTGGTAGGTAGTAATTCCTCCATAACCGGCCTCCAAAACTGTATCTAATGCCGTAGATAACTCATCCCAGGTTGTAGGTACCTCCAAGTTTAACTCTTTCAAGCGATCAGCATTATAATATAGACCACAACAGTCCATATACCATGGAACAGAATAATATTCTCCATTAAATTTTCCGGAATTCAATGGTCCTTCCTGATATCTTGAAGTAAGTTTCTCTGCAGAATCATGTTTACTGAGAGGTTCCAGTAGTCCCATTGCCGCCAGATCAATTGCATGTCCAGAATTATCCATAATAACAATATCCGGACCCCCTCCGGCCAATGCAGCTGTTTGAAAATTTTCTTTAATGTCTTGAGCCGATGCCGATTGTAACTTAATCTTAACACCAGGGTTCTCTTCTTGGTATTGTTGTATAACTTTCGTAAATTCTGAACCAATTGGTTTACTTTTATCAAGCCAGTCGTTTGTCATTAGCAAAGTAAGTTCCCCTTTTTCTGAAGCAGACCCTTGCGGTGAATTAGACGGTGCATTTCCAGAGGATGACAAAGCATCCTTATTTCCACATCCTCCCAAAGTTACTGATACAGCTAGTCCCAGAACCAAACCTAAGAACTTCTTTTTCATAATTTATCCTCCATTTCATCTTTATAATTATATTAGAACATGTTTCCTATAATAATTGAATAAATATTTTATCCATAGCTCAATTGTAATTGTTTAAAATACAATATAAATATTTTACTTTAAATTCATATATACTTTTTTTAACCATAATTATAGGGATACATAAAATATTTTCATATCTATTTTTTCATATCTATGATTTTTTTTAATATTAACTATAGAATTTCTTATTTTTATTTATTCAGTTTTTAAATTATTTTATTTATACTAAAATAGAAACAATTAGCCTTAGTTAAGTATTAATTTCATATTTCAAAGGAGGATATCATGAGCAAAATTAACGTAGCAATCGTAGGACTTAGTTTTGGTTTAGAATTTGTTCCTATCTATTGCAAACATCCAGATGTCGACAAGGTATTTATCGTTGACAAAAACGAGAAGTTACTTTCCCTAGCCAAAGAACGCTATAGTATTCCAGATGAACAATGTTTTACAGACTTACAATCTGTACTTGATATTAAGGAAATAGATG comes from the Blautia liquoris genome and includes:
- a CDS encoding response regulator, encoding MKVLIVEDEILSRIGLRQLIDWESLGLELLEDAKDGEEALRTIDSECPEIILLDLNIPKVDGMQILKQMNNYHYEHRVIIISCNEEFDKVKDALKLGAYDYLRKLNLSQGELLLSLKKCIKELVHNDSEEEREGAVVTKIKYEDLLNEGKHIFSINCSYKLLLFVQLQIEDNFIGNSLELKSEEFLSSNQVDAVIIQKDSQSCFFLFPVIYGNLFMERWRRFLEDLFHVNVYMGYVDHVINDTQKLFDNLVLVEQIHALCYYDDRKFLWRLTGKLNISEHSPKGMIDLINNLRKEVDEFKQKESSTCIHDVFSLIRDTHYTSVNVLRRIFMDILGIFSITAQNIDGAIEEIYVNGDNCHYQKIMMMNSLSKIEEWLLDFEDEFFKYFFVQYKCSHSDILKRAFDYIHEHLYQQIQLSDAAKNIGVSAAYLSTIFKKEIGQNFIEYTNIKKIETSKELLKKGEMVYEVSDALGFENSTYFSKVFKKYEGVSPDMYRRTGKQTEKITR
- a CDS encoding sensor histidine kinase; the encoded protein is MRNKSIRTQMIVYLGGFIILPLCVGLMILNIYLQRTIYESKINQQQTLLLQIKENAEQVIEVSNYVSSMMMTNRDVLDDLREIKEENDGFEGYQARENISAKIQEIESSTLNAVGGKIAILTDSGYLVGSYNISKSSENYKKCEWYQQAICNGREPIYSSCISKAFEEMRVISIQNQNALYSARSIRDYSGRQLGVVLIRLSDSNIWGRFTDLMYQSDDNSLYLYNNENKVQLVYNQGIENVSDILDKILNRFKKGETSGSVSGDLYFNIIKLENSNNFLVYTAPNEVIFAESDLVNNRIMKMILLLIPLTIIILIHLSKKLSDPIRNVAMQIEDSENVVHDINIPKRTFLEINIFIRSYNNASKRVKELLEKVKEESRMKEKAHYEMLMSQISPHFIFNTVNSIRIMSRERNEKDTERALTALGNILHAVYSNKDGMTTVGREVSIVLSYVEIMQFRFGDSFQYYDVLPSNLYFYEIPAFTLQPILENAILHGVKGMKGGQIILSGIEYENDFMISIFNNGNSADKEKIDQILTTPTRNKSAFTGIGLSNVNARLKMLYGDQYGLIFNEKVTNGFEIWIRVPKGKGRRSLI
- a CDS encoding carbohydrate ABC transporter permease, with product MTKSNSEKTISAAAYIFLIIMVVISIFPFSYVLMTAFKTSEQIYDPGQIIPTHITLRNFNQVIFKSNFIRYFLNSIFITLVTMGICMILSVMAAYGFTRYYIVGGEHIKMVILMTKMFPGILLCIPYYVIMKQLNLIDSYLGLILMYCSFTLPFAIWNTCAFFKTIPWELEEAARIDGCSRLRSFFSVIFYVAKPGLFVTSLFCFMSSWDEYMYASIFINTTLKKTIQVGMKDFIGQYSIDWGLLMAAVIISLIPILIFFAFVQNNLVEGLSSGAVKG
- a CDS encoding carbohydrate ABC transporter permease, with amino-acid sequence MKRKRRIKRSLELKKNLPGYLLTAPAVISVLALSIYPLCRGIYLSFVKYNLVKPWDKSFNKFVGLENYREIFNNKIFIQSLGTTVKWTVINLGTQLIVALLLALALNRKIKGRAVFRTLILVPWAIPAAISAMTFTFLFNANVGIINIIAVKIGLLAESVSWLGNVGSAFWCVILVSIWKGIPFQMIFILAALQGISGDVYESASIDGAGRWQSFWRITLPIIKEPLAISTILNLIGIVSDFNTIWLMTEGGPLYSTETIYTFGYREAFINHNFGTGAAASVILFIFMALFSFIYLRMVREED
- a CDS encoding sugar ABC transporter substrate-binding protein codes for the protein MKKKFLGLVLGLAVSVTLGGCGNKDALSSSGNAPSNSPQGSASEKGELTLLMTNDWLDKSKPIGSEFTKVIQQYQEENPGVKIKLQSASAQDIKENFQTAALAGGGPDIVIMDNSGHAIDLAAMGLLEPLSKHDSAEKLTSRYQEGPLNSGKFNGEYYSVPWYMDCCGLYYNADRLKELNLEVPTTWDELSTALDTVLEAGYGGITTYQSAYAFYSFFYQNDCPVIDTSKEMPKVVVDNQAGKEAWNYVCDLVQKGALVESFKEATTWDKVYESFANGEATFLMGGDWCAPGIEGVNPDMNYGIAPMVSGKKQATILGGWTWNININSKNPDLAYDLISYLNSEKGDSILAAEGKISARKEFDYKKALEGKDQLKVFTEEFPYTEARPAIINEKAIDKIITNRILEVQYGKSDSEQSLKDLKKELDENIAENYK